Genomic window (Cenarchaeum symbiont of Oopsacas minuta):
ATACACGAGAACCTAAAGATATACTTTGAAGAATCTGGTGGATCTTTTGAAACTGGTAGTATACGATACAACACAAACTCTAATGATTTTTCTGCAAACGTATCTGCACTAGCCGATAAAATATCTGATTTGACAGACAAATATGGAAAGGAAAAAGTTGCAGTGGTACTAGTAGGATTTGAAGAAACAGCACTACTAGTCCAATCTGCAAATTCACATGATATTCTGCATAAAGTACAATGGTTTGGCACAAATACACTGACCCATACAAACATACTCCAGAATAATCCTTTAGCAATGGAACTTGTCAAAGATGTAAACTTTACTGCATTGATTGTTAAACCTGAATTAACGTATCTTGGAGAGGATGTTATAAAATATGTTTCCACAGAGATATGCAGAAATGCAAGTATGTTTGCACTTGCCTCGTATGATATTCCATGGATTTATGGCATGTCAATACTGCAAACTCAAAGCGATCGAACCGCTGACATTAAACCCATTTTGGAACAGGTGGTATCCGAGTATAATGGGACTATGGGCAAAATAGTATTAAACAAATATGGTGATTTAAAATCTGCCGACTATACAATATCTACACTAGTGGATAAAAACTGGATAGATATTGGAGTATACAAGACCAATGGAACCCTCATTATGTACCCTTGACTAGTACATGCCACACATGTATAATTTTGTCAAAACTCTTGTAAAAATCACTAGTCTCTATTAAACACGTGTTATCATACTGTCAACACTTAAAATTACAGCAAATGTAAACCTGTGGATAATATGGAAACAATGTCTGGCTCGGCAGCACTGATGCGTTCAATGGAAAAAGATGGTGTAAAACAGGTATTTGGACTTCCGGGAGGGGCAAACCTGCCAATGTATGATGAACTATTCAAATCCAACATACGACATATACTTGTGCGCCACGAACAGTCTGCAGCACATATGGCTGATGGATTCGGTAGAGTAAGTCGTAAACCTGGAGTCTGTTTTGCAACCTCCGGACCTGGTGCCACCAACATATTGACTGGATTAGCTACGGCACAGGCTGACTCTGCCCCCATGGTGGCAGTAACAGGACAGGTTCCTGTCAAAATGATTGGACGCGACGCTTTTCAAGAGAGCGACATTATAGGAATGTCAAACCCAGTGGTAAAGTATGCGTTCCAACCAAGAAAACCTGAAGAGATGCCACTTGCAGTACAACGCGGATTTTACATTGCAGAGACTGGACGACCCGGACCTGTACTTATCGACGTTCCAAAAGATGTACAAGAGAACAAAGCACCAATGGAATTTCCAGAAGAATTTCAAATGCGTGGATATCATCCATGGATGGATCCTGACGTGACAGGAATAGAGCGTGCCATAAACATGCTCCTCTCCTCGACAAAGCCAATCATACTTGCAGGTGGTGGTACGATAATCTCATCAGCGTTTGCAGAACTGCAGGCAATAGCGGAGATGTTGGGAATTCCAGTTGTCACAACATTCAAGGGTAAGGGTGCGTTTCCTGAAACACATCCTCTATCAATGGGACCTATAGGAATGCACGGACATGCAGAGGCAAATAAAATAATGATCGAAGCAGACTGTGTTCTTGCAATAGGTACTCGATTTTCAGATCGTTCAGTAGGAACGGTGGAAGATTTTGAAAAACAGCTCAAGATTATACATATTGACGTAGATCCAGCAGAGATTGGTAAAAATCAAACCGCTAGTGTAGCAATAGTTGGAGATGTGCGTGCATCATTACGTATAATGCTCTCACTTTTAGGAAAAAAAGCAAAGCACGAGGATACTGTTTGGCGTAAACACGCAGCAGAAGTAAAATCATATTGGAGGGATAACCTCAAAATACATTCAGGAGAGATGAGTGCAGCACGCATATTGCGCAAACTCCGTGAGGTTTTACCAAAAGAATCCATAGTAACTACCGAAGTAGGACAGCATCAAATGTGGGCATCGTTGTTTTTTGATGTGATACAGCCTGGTACGTTCTTTAGTTCTACTGGTCTTGGCACTATGGGGTGGGGATTTCCAGCCGCCATAGGAGCAAAGGTGGCAAAACCAGATGTCCCAGTGGTGGACATTGCCGGAGATGGTAGCTTTAACATGACCGAGAATTCACTTGCCACATCTGTATTGGAGGATATCCCTGTGATCGTATTTTTAGTAAATAATTTTACTCTTGGAATGGTGGCACAGTGGCAGAGAACGTTTTATGATCGAAGAATGATTGGCGTGGACCAAAAACATTGTCCAGATTATGTCGATCTAGCAAAGTCGTATGGTGCACATGGCACAAGAGTACAGTCACTTGATGAGCTCGGCTCTGCGATAAAAGAGGCATTAAGCAGCAATGTGACAACTGTGATTGATATTCCAATAGACCCAGAAGAAGATGTACTTCCATTCGTAGCCCCCGGAACTCCATTAAAGGATATGATCCTTCCATCGTAGATGATGCATGGTATGTTGTCGATACTCTCATTACTAGTGGAAAACAGACCTGGAGTACTCTTCAAGGTTACACACATGTTCCGTTCACGTAACTTTAACATAACTAGCATCTCTGTTGGAGAGACATCTGATTCAAATTTTTCACGTATGACGATAACTACAAACGGAAATGAAAAACAAGTAAATCAAATTGCAAAACAGCTAGACAAGATGATAGATGTCATAAAAGTGGAGAAACTTGATGAACATAGTACTATATACAGAGAATTAATACTATTCAAGATCAAGATTTCAAGCTCTGAAGACAATAGAAAAATAAACGATCTTGCAAGAGCATACAATGGAACCATACACGCGGTACGCAAAAATTCAATAATCGTAGAGATGACTGCAACACCTGAACAGATAAACGCTTTTGAAAATCTAGTAAAACCATTTGGAATATTACAGACTGCTCGTACCGGAATGGCAGCATTATTACGTGGTAATGATGTATGAATGTTCGTATATTTGATACCACGTTAAGAGACGGTGAACAAACTCCTGGAGTATCACTTTCACCACAACAAAAACTCGATACGGCTAAAAGGCTTGACGCGTTAGGTGTAGATGCAATAGAGGCTGGATTTCCAATCATATCCAAAGGAGA
Coding sequences:
- a CDS encoding ABC-type branched-chain amino acid transport system, periplasmic component gives rise to the protein MKNNGITTYVPIWRGDPYGDGIHENLKIYFEESGGSFETGSIRYNTNSNDFSANVSALADKISDLTDKYGKEKVAVVLVGFEETALLVQSANSHDILHKVQWFGTNTLTHTNILQNNPLAMELVKDVNFTALIVKPELTYLGEDVIKYVSTEICRNASMFALASYDIPWIYGMSILQTQSDRTADIKPILEQVVSEYNGTMGKIVLNKYGDLKSADYTISTLVDKNWIDIGVYKTNGTLIMYP
- a CDS encoding Thiamine pyrophosphate-requiring enzyme, yielding METMSGSAALMRSMEKDGVKQVFGLPGGANLPMYDELFKSNIRHILVRHEQSAAHMADGFGRVSRKPGVCFATSGPGATNILTGLATAQADSAPMVAVTGQVPVKMIGRDAFQESDIIGMSNPVVKYAFQPRKPEEMPLAVQRGFYIAETGRPGPVLIDVPKDVQENKAPMEFPEEFQMRGYHPWMDPDVTGIERAINMLLSSTKPIILAGGGTIISSAFAELQAIAEMLGIPVVTTFKGKGAFPETHPLSMGPIGMHGHAEANKIMIEADCVLAIGTRFSDRSVGTVEDFEKQLKIIHIDVDPAEIGKNQTASVAIVGDVRASLRIMLSLLGKKAKHEDTVWRKHAAEVKSYWRDNLKIHSGEMSAARILRKLREVLPKESIVTTEVGQHQMWASLFFDVIQPGTFFSSTGLGTMGWGFPAAIGAKVAKPDVPVVDIAGDGSFNMTENSLATSVLEDIPVIVFLVNNFTLGMVAQWQRTFYDRRMIGVDQKHCPDYVDLAKSYGAHGTRVQSLDELGSAIKEALSSNVTTVIDIPIDPEEDVLPFVAPGTPLKDMILPS
- a CDS encoding acetolactate synthase small subunit — encoded protein: MMHGMLSILSLLVENRPGVLFKVTHMFRSRNFNITSISVGETSDSNFSRMTITTNGNEKQVNQIAKQLDKMIDVIKVEKLDEHSTIYRELILFKIKISSSEDNRKINDLARAYNGTIHAVRKNSIIVEMTATPEQINAFENLVKPFGILQTARTGMAALLRGNDV